One bacterium DNA window includes the following coding sequences:
- a CDS encoding HlyD family efflux transporter periplasmic adaptor subunit, whose protein sequence is MDIPRKAPNRKLRRIIIAGAGVILLAAITLGLSQLKPAAPNVEKNTVWVDKVKRGLMLRQVRGTGTLVPELVLFIPAATEGRVERILILPGSVVTADSVLLELSNSELELAARDAELQLRAALAEFENIRAKLESEKMDQEAIAAQVKSEYLAARLRAEADESLAKEGLVPDITLKISKGKAEELALRYEIEKKRLGVSEGAIKAQINVQQTKVDQMKALYQLRKEQVAALRVRAGTDGVLQQLPVQVGQRVTPGATLAKVAQPEKLKAELKIAETQAKDILIGQVASVDTRNGVIPGHVIRIDPAVQNGTVTVDVALDGPLPKGARPDLTVDGTVELERLESVLYVGRPASGQEESAITLFKIDRDGVTAHRVKVKLGRSSVNTIEIIEGLSEGDSVILSDMSQWDEFDRIKLS, encoded by the coding sequence TTGGATATACCGAGAAAAGCCCCGAACCGGAAATTGCGACGCATCATTATTGCCGGCGCGGGCGTTATATTACTTGCCGCGATTACACTTGGATTGTCACAGTTAAAACCAGCGGCGCCTAACGTTGAAAAAAACACCGTATGGGTGGACAAAGTAAAACGTGGATTGATGTTGCGTCAGGTCCGCGGCACAGGAACACTGGTCCCTGAGCTGGTGCTATTCATTCCGGCCGCAACCGAGGGACGAGTGGAGAGAATTCTGATTCTGCCTGGATCCGTTGTTACCGCGGACAGTGTTTTGCTGGAGCTGAGCAATTCAGAATTGGAGCTTGCTGCGCGCGATGCCGAGCTGCAACTTCGCGCGGCGCTCGCGGAATTTGAGAATATCCGCGCCAAGCTCGAAAGCGAAAAAATGGATCAGGAAGCAATAGCCGCGCAGGTAAAGTCTGAATATCTGGCAGCGCGTCTTAGAGCAGAAGCTGATGAATCGCTGGCAAAAGAAGGATTGGTGCCGGATATCACATTAAAAATATCAAAAGGGAAAGCAGAAGAGCTTGCGCTTCGCTACGAGATCGAAAAGAAGCGTCTCGGCGTAAGTGAGGGAGCGATCAAAGCGCAGATCAACGTGCAACAAACCAAAGTGGACCAGATGAAAGCGCTCTATCAGTTGCGCAAGGAACAAGTGGCAGCGTTGCGCGTTCGGGCCGGTACCGATGGCGTCCTGCAACAATTGCCGGTGCAGGTGGGTCAGCGGGTTACCCCTGGGGCAACTCTCGCAAAAGTTGCGCAACCTGAAAAACTAAAAGCAGAGCTGAAGATTGCTGAAACTCAGGCAAAGGACATACTGATCGGGCAGGTGGCAAGTGTGGATACGCGCAATGGAGTTATTCCCGGCCACGTGATCAGAATCGACCCTGCCGTCCAGAACGGCACCGTGACTGTGGACGTTGCATTGGATGGCCCACTACCAAAAGGCGCCAGGCCGGATCTAACAGTAGATGGGACCGTGGAACTGGAACGTCTGGAAAGCGTCTTATATGTGGGGCGCCCTGCTTCGGGACAGGAAGAGAGCGCAATCACGCTTTTCAAAATCGATAGAGATGGAGTGACGGCGCATCGAGTGAAAGTAAAACTCGGACGAAGTTCAGTGAACACAATTGAAATCATCGAAGGACTTTCGGAAGGGGACTCCGTGATACTCTCCGATATGTCTCAATGGGATGAGTTCGACCGTATCAAACTCAGTTGA
- a CDS encoding cupin domain-containing protein: MKDWLICFALLMISLNVLGDVTPSEKIAVRVNGEKTAEVRMLYSDPKFYLGRLVFAPGGGVPEHNHPASLEVVYILTGTGEMLIAGEKFIVKAGGVISIPVGVNHSFRNTGSEPVDGIQVYSPPGPEERFKAWKTKE; the protein is encoded by the coding sequence ATGAAGGATTGGTTAATTTGCTTTGCATTATTGATGATTTCCCTGAATGTTTTGGGCGATGTCACACCGTCAGAAAAAATTGCTGTACGCGTGAACGGTGAAAAAACTGCAGAAGTAAGAATGCTTTACTCGGATCCGAAGTTCTATCTGGGACGCCTGGTATTCGCTCCCGGTGGTGGAGTTCCGGAGCATAATCACCCCGCGAGTTTGGAGGTCGTTTACATTCTGACAGGGACCGGTGAAATGCTAATAGCCGGGGAAAAATTCATCGTCAAAGCCGGAGGTGTTATTTCTATTCCGGTAGGAGTCAATCATTCGTTCCGCAATACAGGCTCCGAACCGGTGGACGGGATCCAGGTGTATAGCCCACCGGGACCCGAAGAAAGATTTAAAGCCTGGAAGACTAAGGAATGA
- a CDS encoding protein kinase, which yields MIGSLVSHYRIIKKIGSGGMGEVYLAEDTKLDRIVALKILLPGMASQKERMARFVQEARAASSLDHPNLATVYEIGDAEGTRFIAMQYVEGQTLSDKLRQGPLPISEVIDIALQIVDALNEAHSKGIVHRDLKPSNIMITPRGQAKILDFGLAKYSGSEFHRSAPNTEPGIILGSIQYMSPEQSLGRDIDRRTDFFSFGIVLYEMITGKLPFRGETPMETLSKILSDQPEPYGNLQIPWEVQRIIGKCLEKEPDRRYQTAKDLMVDLNNLKRDTESGRYSTERHIALPRPLFRRIGTGSVLLLLIAAAAVWFSVRSDRVQQIHSLAVLPFSNESKDTGTDYLSDGITDSLINRLSQLPNLKVLARGTVFTYKNKVVDPRDVGRELQVDAVVTGSIYQLGEDFRVQVSLVSAADGAQMWGKQYNRKLSDIFQVQTDISSEITQEMRVKLTGEQEQQLQKNYTENVEAYRLYLKGRYYLNRRNEESFLKAIESFQEAIAMDPDYALAYAGLADCYALLSNWGFWPAKEGYPKAKNAALKALSLDNSLAEAYISLATVKSSYEWNWKEAEADFLRGLQLNPSYATGHLWYSFYLLLIGRNEESLKEVQQAQVLDPLSLIINANRGYTLYVSRRYPEAREAIEKTLELDPNFAIAYEYLAYTQVQQKRYSEAVQSLRKALRISPDNLTFQSDLASVLALNGQTEEANLILNELLAQKGYVPPVDIAAIYISLGNKEKALEWLEKAYEMRNDQITYINKEPRFDLLRSDPRFQDLLHRIGF from the coding sequence ATGATTGGCTCGCTCGTATCGCACTACCGCATCATCAAGAAAATTGGTTCTGGCGGAATGGGAGAAGTCTATCTTGCTGAAGATACGAAATTGGACAGGATTGTCGCGTTGAAGATTCTTCTTCCGGGTATGGCGAGTCAAAAAGAGCGGATGGCTCGTTTTGTTCAGGAGGCGCGCGCAGCTTCTTCTCTCGATCATCCGAATCTCGCGACGGTATATGAAATTGGCGATGCCGAAGGAACCCGGTTTATCGCCATGCAATATGTCGAAGGCCAAACATTGAGTGACAAACTCCGTCAGGGCCCTCTGCCAATTAGCGAAGTCATTGATATTGCCCTCCAGATTGTGGACGCTCTGAACGAAGCGCATTCGAAAGGGATTGTTCACCGGGATCTCAAGCCTTCCAACATCATGATTACACCGCGAGGACAGGCAAAAATTCTGGATTTCGGATTGGCCAAGTATTCCGGATCCGAGTTTCATCGCAGCGCGCCGAATACGGAGCCAGGAATTATCCTGGGTAGCATCCAATATATGAGTCCCGAACAATCTCTGGGCCGGGATATTGACCGTCGCACCGACTTCTTCTCATTTGGCATCGTTCTGTATGAGATGATCACCGGCAAACTGCCGTTTCGCGGAGAGACTCCCATGGAAACCCTGAGCAAGATTCTCAGCGATCAGCCGGAGCCTTATGGGAATTTGCAAATTCCGTGGGAAGTCCAACGTATTATCGGGAAATGTTTGGAAAAGGAACCGGATCGCCGTTATCAAACTGCGAAAGATTTAATGGTGGATCTGAACAATCTGAAACGGGACACGGAATCCGGGAGATATTCTACGGAGCGGCATATCGCTCTCCCACGTCCTCTTTTCCGCCGAATCGGAACAGGATCCGTGCTTCTCCTTCTGATTGCGGCCGCAGCCGTGTGGTTTTCCGTGCGTTCGGATCGGGTTCAACAAATTCATTCCCTTGCGGTGCTCCCATTTTCGAATGAGAGCAAAGACACCGGAACGGACTATTTGAGTGATGGAATTACCGACAGTCTGATCAATCGTTTGTCTCAACTGCCGAATTTGAAAGTGCTTGCGCGCGGCACCGTTTTCACATACAAAAACAAAGTTGTGGACCCGCGTGACGTAGGACGCGAACTGCAAGTCGACGCGGTCGTAACGGGAAGCATTTATCAGCTTGGTGAGGACTTTCGGGTGCAGGTAAGTCTTGTGAGCGCGGCTGATGGCGCTCAAATGTGGGGTAAACAATACAACAGAAAGTTGTCCGACATCTTTCAAGTGCAAACGGATATTTCGAGTGAAATCACGCAGGAAATGCGTGTGAAGCTGACCGGCGAGCAAGAACAACAACTGCAAAAGAATTACACGGAAAACGTAGAGGCTTACCGGCTTTATTTGAAAGGACGTTATTATTTGAACAGAAGAAATGAAGAATCCTTTCTGAAAGCAATTGAGAGTTTTCAGGAGGCGATCGCCATGGATCCAGATTACGCTCTTGCCTATGCCGGTCTTGCGGATTGTTATGCACTTTTGAGTAATTGGGGATTCTGGCCCGCAAAGGAAGGATATCCAAAAGCTAAAAACGCCGCTCTGAAAGCGCTTTCTCTGGATAATTCGCTTGCAGAAGCGTACATATCGCTGGCAACAGTCAAATCCAGTTACGAATGGAATTGGAAGGAAGCAGAGGCCGATTTTTTGCGCGGTCTCCAGCTGAATCCCAGCTATGCTACCGGGCATCTCTGGTATTCCTTTTACCTGCTCTTGATCGGGCGAAACGAAGAATCTCTTAAGGAAGTCCAGCAAGCGCAGGTGCTGGATCCGCTTTCGCTGATCATCAATGCAAATCGAGGTTATACGCTTTATGTTTCGCGACGTTATCCCGAGGCGCGCGAAGCGATAGAAAAAACTTTGGAATTGGATCCGAATTTTGCGATCGCTTATGAATATCTCGCTTACACGCAAGTCCAGCAAAAGAGATATTCCGAAGCAGTTCAATCGCTGCGAAAGGCTCTCCGGATTTCACCGGACAATCTAACCTTTCAGTCGGATCTTGCCAGCGTGCTGGCGCTGAACGGTCAAACAGAAGAAGCGAACTTGATATTGAATGAGCTTTTGGCTCAAAAGGGTTATGTTCCACCTGTCGATATTGCAGCGATCTATATCAGTCTGGGGAACAAGGAGAAGGCGCTGGAGTGGCTGGAAAAAGCGTATGAGATGCGAAACGATCAAATCACTTACATTAACAAGGAACCACGTTTCGATCTGTTAAGAAGCGACCCCCGCTTTCAAGATCTTCTCCACCGCATCGGCTTCTAA
- a CDS encoding transmembrane 220 family protein has translation MRRPKLVNFVNYFFLLIFLLCVAVQYNDLDPFRWIAIYGAALICCILFAARKLPLYLSAGVGLAALIWAVFILPEVWGQTIPMHEVFATMHMLSPGVEELREMGGLFIVSFWMLILTVKTHSVSHASIR, from the coding sequence ATGAGGAGGCCAAAATTAGTTAACTTTGTCAACTATTTTTTCCTCTTGATTTTCCTGCTATGCGTCGCCGTTCAATACAACGATCTGGATCCGTTCCGTTGGATTGCGATCTATGGAGCGGCGCTGATCTGCTGCATTCTGTTTGCGGCCAGGAAACTTCCGCTCTATTTATCCGCCGGCGTAGGATTGGCCGCTTTGATTTGGGCTGTTTTTATTTTGCCGGAAGTCTGGGGACAGACCATTCCGATGCATGAAGTTTTTGCAACCATGCATATGCTCAGTCCAGGAGTCGAAGAACTCCGTGAGATGGGTGGCCTTTTCATAGTCTCTTTCTGGATGCTAATACTCACTGTAAAAACTCATAGCGTTTCTCACGCTTCAATACGATAA
- a CDS encoding DUF2461 domain-containing protein, whose translation MGKAHFDQGLFQFLRELKQNNNREWFQANKERYETKVKQPMLQFIADFASHLHKVHPRFVADPKPTGGSMFRIYRDIRFSEDKSPYKTMASAHFPHHKAGKEVHVPGFYLHLEPGQCFTASGVWHPDSPALLAIRTAIANRADEWKKVRRKIKLEGDRLARPPKGFAVDHPLIEDLKFKDFVTSETFPDRQVCSPTFITDLAASYKRMLPLLEFLSKALRLPW comes from the coding sequence ATGGGAAAAGCACATTTTGATCAGGGATTGTTCCAATTTTTGCGCGAGTTGAAGCAGAACAACAACCGCGAATGGTTTCAAGCAAACAAAGAACGGTACGAAACGAAGGTGAAACAGCCGATGTTGCAATTCATCGCTGACTTCGCCTCGCATCTTCATAAGGTTCATCCGCGTTTCGTTGCCGATCCGAAACCCACAGGCGGATCGATGTTTCGTATCTACCGGGATATTCGTTTTTCAGAGGATAAGAGTCCTTACAAAACCATGGCCTCCGCTCACTTTCCTCATCACAAAGCGGGGAAAGAAGTGCATGTGCCGGGTTTTTATTTGCACCTGGAACCTGGACAGTGTTTTACCGCTTCCGGCGTGTGGCATCCGGATTCACCCGCTTTGCTTGCGATCAGAACAGCAATTGCAAATCGCGCCGATGAATGGAAAAAGGTAAGACGTAAAATAAAACTTGAAGGCGACCGGCTCGCTCGCCCACCGAAAGGATTTGCCGTGGATCATCCGTTGATCGAAGACTTGAAGTTCAAGGATTTCGTCACGAGTGAAACCTTTCCGGACAGACAGGTTTGTAGTCCGACATTTATTACAGATTTAGCTGCCAGTTATAAGAGAATGCTCCCGCTCCTTGAATTTCTCAGCAAAGCATTGCGATTGCCCTGGTAG
- a CDS encoding amidohydrolase family protein: MLRRSIIFFLGFICFYSVLYSETVVHAKKYDRLIIRNATVIEGNGTPAWGPADIVIEKNKIVEIVPLDPVAIKEGKGKRPEGTTEIDATGKYVMPGLINMHGHVQTERGGKPMPVDYCLKLWLACGITTIRDVGSETKDTVALREKSLRGEVEAPRIYVYGYFGTQPYPKNQDEARARIRELKKMGADGIKITGTDRDILEALEDEAKKSGLRIAHHVGVEETNALDDIELGTTTIEHWYGVPDAAILSGRQNFPSTYNYNNEVDRFRYAGRLWREADWDKLMKVLDQMIAAKVAWDPTLVIYEASRDLQRAQTQPWFQDYLHPVLASYFKPDPAHHGSYFLQWSSTDETFWKENYRIWMKALREFEQRGGVITTGEDAGFIYQMYGFGLIRELELHQEAGFQPLKVIQHATGNGAKILGEEKKIGRVRAGHLADLIIVNGNPLENLKVLYPTGIDEVRDGKVVRSGGVEWTIKDGITYHAPTILGEVKKMVKDAKK, translated from the coding sequence ATGTTGAGACGTTCGATCATCTTTTTTCTGGGCTTCATTTGTTTTTACTCCGTTCTTTATTCTGAAACGGTTGTTCATGCCAAGAAATATGACCGGTTGATTATTCGGAATGCAACGGTCATAGAAGGAAATGGAACTCCTGCCTGGGGACCCGCGGACATTGTGATTGAAAAGAACAAGATTGTGGAAATCGTTCCGCTCGATCCGGTGGCGATCAAGGAAGGGAAAGGAAAGCGACCGGAAGGGACCACCGAAATCGATGCGACCGGTAAATATGTGATGCCCGGTTTGATCAACATGCATGGCCATGTTCAGACGGAGCGAGGCGGCAAACCGATGCCGGTGGATTACTGTTTGAAATTGTGGCTGGCCTGCGGAATCACGACGATTCGTGATGTTGGCAGTGAAACAAAGGACACCGTTGCTCTGCGTGAAAAAAGTTTGCGAGGGGAAGTCGAGGCTCCACGGATCTATGTCTACGGTTATTTCGGAACTCAACCGTATCCAAAAAATCAAGACGAAGCTCGAGCAAGAATTCGTGAGCTGAAAAAAATGGGCGCGGACGGAATCAAGATTACAGGAACGGACCGGGATATTCTCGAAGCTCTGGAGGATGAAGCAAAGAAATCAGGTCTCAGAATTGCGCATCACGTCGGAGTGGAAGAAACCAACGCGCTGGATGATATCGAGTTAGGAACGACAACAATTGAACACTGGTATGGGGTTCCGGATGCCGCTATTTTGAGCGGTCGGCAGAATTTTCCTTCCACTTATAACTACAACAATGAAGTCGATCGATTCCGGTACGCCGGCAGGTTATGGCGAGAAGCAGATTGGGACAAGCTGATGAAAGTGTTGGACCAGATGATTGCTGCGAAGGTTGCCTGGGATCCGACCCTTGTGATTTATGAAGCGAGCCGTGATTTGCAGCGCGCTCAAACGCAGCCTTGGTTTCAAGACTACTTGCATCCTGTGCTCGCGAGCTATTTCAAACCGGATCCCGCGCATCATGGTTCTTACTTTCTGCAATGGAGTTCCACGGATGAAACTTTCTGGAAAGAGAATTACAGAATTTGGATGAAGGCACTGCGCGAATTTGAGCAGCGCGGAGGCGTGATTACAACAGGAGAGGATGCAGGTTTCATCTACCAGATGTACGGTTTTGGTTTGATTCGTGAACTGGAGCTTCATCAGGAAGCGGGTTTTCAACCTTTAAAGGTGATCCAGCATGCCACCGGCAATGGCGCAAAAATTCTCGGCGAAGAGAAGAAAATTGGTAGAGTCCGCGCCGGTCACCTTGCCGATCTCATCATTGTTAATGGGAATCCGCTTGAAAACCTTAAGGTGCTTTATCCAACCGGTATCGATGAAGTGCGCGATGGAAAAGTTGTTCGATCCGGCGGTGTTGAGTGGACCATCAAAGACGGCATTACTTATCATGCGCCAACAATTCTCGGTGAAGTAAAGAAGATGGTGAAAGACGCGAAAAAGTAA
- a CDS encoding ABC transporter permease: MINIFFQDLKYGFRNFTNKPGFTFIALLVLALGIGANTSLFSVLYAILWKPFPYHEAEQLVTVWETNRSTGSMQNVANPANFYDWKKQNSVFTDMAAYVNSAVNFNSENQPEEIPIQYVTSNFFKVLGRNPILGRTFLPADDGREDRIVVLTYGLWQRRFGRDKNVIGKKIFLNGRPCTVLGVMPEGFQWFVKPQGWMTSKPPQLWVLYFIQPEQRIRRGRSLSLVARMKPNVTIEAAKANMQLVAKRLESQFYEFNAGWGANVIALREQIAGDLRKPLWILAGAVAFVLLISCSNVANLLLSRAIARRREIAVRSALGAGRRRIISQLLTESVLLSVIGGLLGVLLAIWGVNALTVLGYRAGIDFGNVALNWVILLFALGLSVITGLVFGIVPAFSASRTDLNEQLKEGSRGTTGDSGRIRNLLVVSELSITLVLLIGAALLIQSFWRLSNIDPGFNPKQVLSFRVQLPGVKYTEDAQVITWFHNLMERLRNMQGVQSVGMVSFLPFAGSTAGTGFHISGKPTPLPDQEPVTQVFVVDDGYFKTLQIPLKRGRIFTRDETVQRRRVVIINETLAQKYFPGEDPIGKRITVFMRDENEPSEIIGIVGNLKHDDIQEEAKASVYWPHTELAYSFMNIVIRTERDPLSPVSTVASIVHSMDRDLPLADVRLLQDWVGDSTARARFSMMLLVSLAVVALILALAGIYGVLSHTVLQRTQEMGIRMALGANAGDVFKLILKQSSKLIAAGILIGIAFSFALTRLMRSMLYETNSSDPAVFTIVIGFITFAAILACCIPSRRASKVNPIVALRYE; the protein is encoded by the coding sequence ATGATCAACATCTTTTTTCAGGATTTGAAATACGGATTTCGAAATTTTACGAACAAACCCGGATTCACTTTCATCGCTTTGCTTGTGCTCGCGTTAGGCATCGGCGCAAACACATCGCTGTTCAGCGTGCTGTACGCGATTTTGTGGAAACCATTTCCCTACCACGAAGCAGAACAACTGGTCACTGTTTGGGAAACAAATCGCAGCACCGGTTCCATGCAAAATGTCGCGAATCCCGCGAATTTCTACGATTGGAAAAAGCAGAACAGTGTTTTTACGGACATGGCTGCTTATGTAAACTCGGCCGTAAATTTCAACAGCGAGAACCAACCGGAGGAAATTCCCATTCAGTACGTGACGTCCAATTTCTTCAAGGTCCTTGGAAGGAATCCAATCTTAGGAAGAACCTTTCTTCCTGCAGATGACGGTAGAGAGGATAGAATTGTTGTGCTTACTTACGGATTGTGGCAGCGAAGATTCGGCCGTGACAAAAACGTAATTGGCAAGAAGATCTTCCTGAACGGACGTCCTTGTACGGTTCTCGGCGTAATGCCGGAAGGATTTCAATGGTTTGTAAAACCTCAAGGGTGGATGACCAGTAAGCCGCCGCAATTATGGGTTTTGTATTTTATTCAGCCCGAACAACGAATACGCCGTGGACGTTCTTTGTCACTTGTCGCCCGCATGAAACCGAATGTAACTATAGAAGCGGCAAAGGCGAATATGCAACTTGTTGCGAAGCGGCTGGAATCGCAATTTTATGAATTCAACGCAGGTTGGGGAGCAAACGTCATTGCACTTCGTGAACAAATTGCGGGAGATCTTCGCAAACCGCTCTGGATACTCGCTGGGGCAGTAGCATTTGTTCTTTTGATTTCTTGTTCCAATGTTGCGAACTTGTTATTGTCGAGAGCGATTGCGCGGCGGCGTGAGATTGCGGTGCGTTCGGCACTGGGCGCAGGCAGAAGACGCATCATCAGCCAGTTGCTAACGGAAAGTGTTCTACTCTCCGTGATTGGCGGGCTTCTTGGAGTTTTGCTGGCCATATGGGGAGTCAATGCACTCACAGTCCTGGGCTATCGTGCCGGCATTGACTTCGGTAATGTCGCTTTGAACTGGGTAATCCTGCTGTTCGCTCTTGGTCTTTCCGTGATAACAGGGTTGGTGTTCGGAATTGTTCCGGCATTCAGCGCATCTCGAACTGATTTAAATGAACAGTTGAAAGAAGGAAGCAGAGGCACGACCGGTGATAGCGGTCGAATCCGCAATCTACTTGTTGTTTCGGAGCTTTCCATAACACTCGTCTTGTTGATTGGCGCAGCGCTCTTGATCCAGAGTTTTTGGCGTCTTTCCAATATTGATCCAGGATTCAATCCGAAACAGGTTCTCTCTTTCCGCGTTCAGCTGCCGGGAGTGAAATACACCGAAGACGCGCAAGTCATCACATGGTTCCACAATTTGATGGAGCGGCTGCGAAATATGCAGGGTGTTCAATCCGTAGGAATGGTTAGCTTTCTGCCATTTGCTGGATCCACTGCGGGAACCGGATTTCACATCAGCGGGAAACCGACACCGTTGCCGGACCAGGAACCGGTCACACAGGTATTTGTGGTCGATGACGGTTATTTTAAAACATTGCAAATCCCGCTGAAACGGGGACGTATTTTTACACGGGATGAAACGGTACAAAGGAGACGCGTTGTCATCATCAATGAAACTCTCGCGCAAAAGTATTTTCCGGGTGAGGATCCGATCGGAAAGAGAATTACGGTTTTTATGCGCGATGAAAACGAACCGAGTGAGATTATTGGCATTGTTGGCAATCTGAAACATGACGACATCCAGGAAGAGGCGAAAGCTTCGGTGTACTGGCCGCACACAGAGCTCGCTTATTCTTTTATGAATATCGTGATTCGTACAGAACGCGATCCGCTGTCTCCGGTATCTACAGTCGCATCGATCGTGCACAGCATGGATCGGGATCTCCCGCTCGCAGATGTGCGGCTTCTGCAAGACTGGGTTGGCGATTCGACAGCAAGAGCGCGTTTTAGCATGATGCTGCTTGTTTCACTTGCGGTAGTTGCATTGATTCTTGCGCTTGCCGGGATCTACGGAGTGCTCTCGCATACGGTTCTTCAGCGGACGCAGGAAATGGGTATCAGAATGGCTCTCGGCGCGAACGCGGGTGATGTATTCAAGCTCATATTGAAACAAAGCTCAAAGTTGATCGCTGCCGGAATTTTGATCGGGATCGCTTTCAGTTTCGCTCTCACCAGATTGATGCGGAGTATGTTGTACGAAACCAACTCATCCGACCCGGCGGTGTTTACCATCGTAATTGGATTCATCACGTTTGCAGCGATTCTCGCGTGCTGCATTCCTTCGCGTCGCGCATCAAAAGTCAATCCGATCGTCGCGCTCAGGTATGAATAA